A DNA window from Ctenopharyngodon idella isolate HZGC_01 chromosome 10, HZGC01, whole genome shotgun sequence contains the following coding sequences:
- the LOC127519833 gene encoding SLAM family member 5-like isoform X1, with translation MFRMLVLFCLCRCRLIGVFGDSVSVMEGDSVTLYTNVTEMHEDDDILWKFGSENSLIAKISIENRIFSTSDGPDGRFRDRLKLDNQTGSLTIMNTRTEHAGDYKLQIKGVKRSSKTFSVSVYAHLPVPVIGSNSSQCSSSSSCSLVCSAVNVSHVTLSWYKGNSLLSSISVSDLSISLSLPLEVEYQDKNTYSCVLNNPISNQTQHLDITQLCHTCADQALPLLYIVLISAGSLLIVAAVVGIICISKICRKTDQEETVQTLNRKITYAHPTVHKRNAHKLTVEEEGHVEYAAVAIW, from the exons ATGTTTCGCAtgcttgttttgttctgtttgtgcAGGTGCCGTCTGATTG GTGTGTTTGGTGattcagtgtcagtgatggagggagattctgtcactTTATACACTAATGTTACTGAAATGCATGAAGACGACGACATACTGTGGAAATTTGGATCTGAAAACTCTCTCATAGCTAAAATCAGCATTGAGAACCGAATCTTCTCCACATCTGATGGTcctgatgggagattcagagacagactgaagctggacaatcaaactggatctctgaccatcatgAACACCAGAACTGAACATGCTGGAGATTATAAACTACAGATAAAGGGAGTGAAACGATCATCAAAAACATTCAGCGTTTCTGTCTATG CTcatctgcctgttcctgtcatcgGCAGTAACTCTTCAcaatgttcttcatcatcatcatgttcattggtgtgttcagctgtgaatgtgagtcatgtgactctctcctggtacaaaggaaacagtttattgtccagcatcagtgtgtctgatctcagcatcagtctctctctacctctggaggtggaatatcaggataaaaacacctacagctgtgtgctgaacaatcccatcagcaaccagactcaacatctggacatcactcaactctgtcacacatgtgcag ATCAGGCCTTACCCTTGTTGTACATAGTGTTGATCTCTGCTGGATCTCTGTTGATTGTTGCTGCAGTAGTTGGGATCATCTGCATCAGCAAGATATGTAGAAAAACTGATCAAGAAG aAACAGTTCAGACTCTTAACAGAAAGATCACTTACGCTCATCCGACAGTCCACAAAAGAAACGCTCATAAATTG ACTGTTGAAGAGGAGGGTCATGTGGAATATGCAGCTGTTGCCATATGGTGA
- the LOC127519833 gene encoding SLAM family member 5-like isoform X2 codes for MNVSKTGVFGDSVSVMEGDSVTLYTNVTEMHEDDDILWKFGSENSLIAKISIENRIFSTSDGPDGRFRDRLKLDNQTGSLTIMNTRTEHAGDYKLQIKGVKRSSKTFSVSVYAHLPVPVIGSNSSQCSSSSSCSLVCSAVNVSHVTLSWYKGNSLLSSISVSDLSISLSLPLEVEYQDKNTYSCVLNNPISNQTQHLDITQLCHTCADQALPLLYIVLISAGSLLIVAAVVGIICISKICRKTDQEETVQTLNRKITYAHPTVHKRNAHKLTVEEEGHVEYAAVAIW; via the exons ATGAATGTCAGTAAAACTG GTGTGTTTGGTGattcagtgtcagtgatggagggagattctgtcactTTATACACTAATGTTACTGAAATGCATGAAGACGACGACATACTGTGGAAATTTGGATCTGAAAACTCTCTCATAGCTAAAATCAGCATTGAGAACCGAATCTTCTCCACATCTGATGGTcctgatgggagattcagagacagactgaagctggacaatcaaactggatctctgaccatcatgAACACCAGAACTGAACATGCTGGAGATTATAAACTACAGATAAAGGGAGTGAAACGATCATCAAAAACATTCAGCGTTTCTGTCTATG CTcatctgcctgttcctgtcatcgGCAGTAACTCTTCAcaatgttcttcatcatcatcatgttcattggtgtgttcagctgtgaatgtgagtcatgtgactctctcctggtacaaaggaaacagtttattgtccagcatcagtgtgtctgatctcagcatcagtctctctctacctctggaggtggaatatcaggataaaaacacctacagctgtgtgctgaacaatcccatcagcaaccagactcaacatctggacatcactcaactctgtcacacatgtgcag ATCAGGCCTTACCCTTGTTGTACATAGTGTTGATCTCTGCTGGATCTCTGTTGATTGTTGCTGCAGTAGTTGGGATCATCTGCATCAGCAAGATATGTAGAAAAACTGATCAAGAAG aAACAGTTCAGACTCTTAACAGAAAGATCACTTACGCTCATCCGACAGTCCACAAAAGAAACGCTCATAAATTG ACTGTTGAAGAGGAGGGTCATGTGGAATATGCAGCTGTTGCCATATGGTGA
- the LOC127519833 gene encoding SLAM family member 5-like isoform X3, which yields MEGDSVTLYTNVTEMHEDDDILWKFGSENSLIAKISIENRIFSTSDGPDGRFRDRLKLDNQTGSLTIMNTRTEHAGDYKLQIKGVKRSSKTFSVSVYAHLPVPVIGSNSSQCSSSSSCSLVCSAVNVSHVTLSWYKGNSLLSSISVSDLSISLSLPLEVEYQDKNTYSCVLNNPISNQTQHLDITQLCHTCADQALPLLYIVLISAGSLLIVAAVVGIICISKICRKTDQEETVQTLNRKITYAHPTVHKRNAHKLTVEEEGHVEYAAVAIW from the exons atggagggagattctgtcactTTATACACTAATGTTACTGAAATGCATGAAGACGACGACATACTGTGGAAATTTGGATCTGAAAACTCTCTCATAGCTAAAATCAGCATTGAGAACCGAATCTTCTCCACATCTGATGGTcctgatgggagattcagagacagactgaagctggacaatcaaactggatctctgaccatcatgAACACCAGAACTGAACATGCTGGAGATTATAAACTACAGATAAAGGGAGTGAAACGATCATCAAAAACATTCAGCGTTTCTGTCTATG CTcatctgcctgttcctgtcatcgGCAGTAACTCTTCAcaatgttcttcatcatcatcatgttcattggtgtgttcagctgtgaatgtgagtcatgtgactctctcctggtacaaaggaaacagtttattgtccagcatcagtgtgtctgatctcagcatcagtctctctctacctctggaggtggaatatcaggataaaaacacctacagctgtgtgctgaacaatcccatcagcaaccagactcaacatctggacatcactcaactctgtcacacatgtgcag ATCAGGCCTTACCCTTGTTGTACATAGTGTTGATCTCTGCTGGATCTCTGTTGATTGTTGCTGCAGTAGTTGGGATCATCTGCATCAGCAAGATATGTAGAAAAACTGATCAAGAAG aAACAGTTCAGACTCTTAACAGAAAGATCACTTACGCTCATCCGACAGTCCACAAAAGAAACGCTCATAAATTG ACTGTTGAAGAGGAGGGTCATGTGGAATATGCAGCTGTTGCCATATGGTGA
- the LOC127519833 gene encoding SLAM family member 5-like isoform X4 yields MFRMLVLFCLCRCRLIGVFGDSVSVMEGDSVTLYTNVTEMHEDDDILWKFGSENSLIAKISIENRIFSTSDGPDGRFRDRLKLDNQTGSLTIMNTRTEHAGDYKLQIKGVKRSSKTFSVSVYAHLPVPVIGSNSSQCSSSSSCSLVCSAVNVSHVTLSWYKGNSLLSSISVSDLSISLSLPLEVEYQDKNTYSCVLNNPISNQTQHLDITQLCHTCADQALPLLYIVLISAGSLLIVAAVVGIICISKICRKTDQEDC; encoded by the exons ATGTTTCGCAtgcttgttttgttctgtttgtgcAGGTGCCGTCTGATTG GTGTGTTTGGTGattcagtgtcagtgatggagggagattctgtcactTTATACACTAATGTTACTGAAATGCATGAAGACGACGACATACTGTGGAAATTTGGATCTGAAAACTCTCTCATAGCTAAAATCAGCATTGAGAACCGAATCTTCTCCACATCTGATGGTcctgatgggagattcagagacagactgaagctggacaatcaaactggatctctgaccatcatgAACACCAGAACTGAACATGCTGGAGATTATAAACTACAGATAAAGGGAGTGAAACGATCATCAAAAACATTCAGCGTTTCTGTCTATG CTcatctgcctgttcctgtcatcgGCAGTAACTCTTCAcaatgttcttcatcatcatcatgttcattggtgtgttcagctgtgaatgtgagtcatgtgactctctcctggtacaaaggaaacagtttattgtccagcatcagtgtgtctgatctcagcatcagtctctctctacctctggaggtggaatatcaggataaaaacacctacagctgtgtgctgaacaatcccatcagcaaccagactcaacatctggacatcactcaactctgtcacacatgtgcag ATCAGGCCTTACCCTTGTTGTACATAGTGTTGATCTCTGCTGGATCTCTGTTGATTGTTGCTGCAGTAGTTGGGATCATCTGCATCAGCAAGATATGTAGAAAAACTGATCAAGAAG ACTGTTGA